DNA from Syntrophales bacterium:
GAGGCGGCTTTCGAACTGGCATTGCGCCTCAGAAAAGCAAAGATTATATAGTCAGAATCCAGGAGCCAGAATCCAGAATAGATGAAATGTAAGCGTTCAGCAATCAGCATCCAGCCATCAGCTTTTGAGGATTGATGGTATGGGGGTATATGAGGAGGTAAAAGTCAATGGCTGAGTTTAAAGGAGTAATGGTTTGTGCCGAGTTTGTAAATGGAAAAATGTCTCCCATTACGATGGAGCTTTTAGGGATAGGAAGAAGGCTTGCCGATGATCTGGGGGAGGAGCTTAGCGCCCTCTTAATAGGGAAAGAGGCTGCTCCCTTTAGCCAGCAAGCCGTTGCCTACGGGGCGCAGAGGGTATATCTGGTCAGTAATCCGCTGCTTGACAGTTATAATTCTGATGCCTATACCGGGGCAATAACAAGTGTATGTCGCCAGGTGAATCCCTCTATCATGCTTCTGGGTCAGACAGATACCGGCAGGGATCTCGCCCCGAGATTAGCCGTCAGGTTAGGGGGGGGACTTGCGATGGACTGCATTGATCTCAGTATCGATCCTGAAACAAAGCTAATGCTTCAAACCAGGCCGGTTTTCGGTGGTAACGCCTATGCGGTAATGATCACCCCTACTGCCCGACCACAAATGGCAACGGTAAGACCAAAAACGATGTCACCTCTTGAGCGAGATGATACCCGACAAGGTGAAGTCATTCCTCTGGAGATTGGTATAGAAAGTTCACTGATAAAAGCCGAGATCATCGAGACCGTAAAAGAGGAGGTTGAGGGGATAAAATTAGAAGAGGCAGAAATTGTAGTTACCGGCGGACGGGGTATCGGGACTGTCGAAGGCTTTGATGTTCTCAGGAAGCTTGCCGGGGTATTGGGCGGCGCTGTAGGGGCAACAAGGGCTGCCTGTGATGAAGGATTAGCACCAACAACGATGCAGGTGGGACAAACAGGCAAAATTGTAAGTCCTAATTTGTATATCGCTGTTGCTTTGTCTGGCGCCGTACAACACCTCGCCGGTTGTTCCGGCTCGAAACATATAGCAGTCATCAATACCGACCCGGAGGCCTATATCTTCAAGGTAGCCGAATGGGGTATCGTGGCAGATTATAAGGTAACATTAGCACCCTTCATAGAAAAATGTAAGGAGCTTTCAACACAATAAAAACTCGTCCCCTTATCCCCACAAGATTCTCGCTGAGGTTCGGCGCCAAATAAAAAGGAGTTTACCTTGCAGAGTAAACTCCTTTATCTCTAATGGAGGCGGCATCCGGACTCGAACCGGAGAATAACGGTTTTGCAGACCGCTGCCTTAGCCACTTGGCTATGCCGCCTGATATTATAGAGCGGGCGAACGGATTTGAACCGTCGACCTCCACC
Protein-coding regions in this window:
- a CDS encoding electron transfer flavoprotein subunit alpha/FixB family protein, with amino-acid sequence MAEFKGVMVCAEFVNGKMSPITMELLGIGRRLADDLGEELSALLIGKEAAPFSQQAVAYGAQRVYLVSNPLLDSYNSDAYTGAITSVCRQVNPSIMLLGQTDTGRDLAPRLAVRLGGGLAMDCIDLSIDPETKLMLQTRPVFGGNAYAVMITPTARPQMATVRPKTMSPLERDDTRQGEVIPLEIGIESSLIKAEIIETVKEEVEGIKLEEAEIVVTGGRGIGTVEGFDVLRKLAGVLGGAVGATRAACDEGLAPTTMQVGQTGKIVSPNLYIAVALSGAVQHLAGCSGSKHIAVINTDPEAYIFKVAEWGIVADYKVTLAPFIEKCKELSTQ